One part of the Marinobacter sp. M3C genome encodes these proteins:
- a CDS encoding DksA/TraR family C4-type zinc finger protein: MAGGWARDGAVQDQIDASVEDAVNKARSSLGKGDSLTHCEECDREIPEARRVAVPGVRLCIQCQAELEKQQGKSGGVNRRASKDSQLR; this comes from the coding sequence ATGGCCGGAGGATGGGCACGGGATGGCGCCGTGCAAGATCAGATCGACGCCAGCGTTGAAGATGCGGTTAATAAAGCCAGAAGCAGCCTGGGTAAGGGCGATAGCCTGACCCATTGTGAAGAATGCGACCGGGAAATACCTGAAGCCCGGCGGGTCGCGGTGCCGGGTGTGCGCCTGTGCATACAGTGCCAGGCCGAGCTGGAAAAGCAGCAGGGCAAAAGTGGGGGCGTTAACAGACGCGCCAGTAAAGACAGCCAGCTGCGCTAA
- a CDS encoding cold-shock protein, with protein MSTVTGTVKFFNEAKGFGFITREGGPDVFVHYSSIQGGGFKTLAEGQQVEFTVTQGQKGPQAENVVAV; from the coding sequence ATGTCTACAGTTACCGGTACCGTTAAGTTCTTCAATGAAGCAAAAGGTTTTGGCTTTATCACTCGCGAAGGCGGCCCCGACGTATTTGTTCACTACAGCTCTATTCAAGGTGGCGGATTCAAGACCCTGGCCGAAGGCCAACAGGTTGAGTTCACTGTTACTCAGGGCCAGAAAGGTCCTCAGGCAGAGAACGTTGTAGCTGTCTAA
- a CDS encoding DUF393 domain-containing protein: protein MPAKPILFYDGQCPLCRREIDHYRKVDKQSRIDWQDIFASNNTLAQYQLSHTDAMKVIHAVDSKGTLQSGAHAFVVVWQELPGYRHLATVLKKLHLVGLVNRAYLVFARLRFRSRCKQGCQLPPR, encoded by the coding sequence ATGCCCGCAAAACCGATTTTATTCTACGATGGCCAATGCCCGTTGTGCCGCCGCGAGATTGACCACTACCGTAAGGTCGACAAGCAATCACGCATTGACTGGCAGGACATATTTGCCAGCAATAATACTCTGGCCCAATACCAACTTAGTCACACAGATGCGATGAAAGTCATTCATGCAGTAGACAGCAAAGGCACGCTTCAGTCCGGTGCCCACGCGTTTGTGGTGGTGTGGCAGGAACTGCCGGGCTACCGCCATTTGGCGACCGTGTTGAAGAAACTGCACCTGGTTGGCCTGGTGAACCGAGCCTATCTGGTGTTCGCCCGCTTGCGCTTTCGTTCGCGTTGCAAGCAGGGTTGTCAGTTGCCGCCGCGCTAG